A genome region from Oncorhynchus gorbuscha isolate QuinsamMale2020 ecotype Even-year linkage group LG26, OgorEven_v1.0, whole genome shotgun sequence includes the following:
- the LOC124016002 gene encoding zinc finger BED domain-containing protein 4-like, whose translation MTEFKRAFSLVWDHFTLVTPNKVQCALCSQRLSFNKNTSAMLRHLRSRHPSEAWYSNSTSGAHSSTSNSTSGVHSTFSGTTGLNSMFTNSAAAGHHIQVRTTRQEDLDDALVNMLVKDTQPFSVVEEEGFTAFVQKLDPSYNLPNKQALKKMVGSRCEFINDNVVSQMVISDFVSLTSDMWTSIDKYSYISVTGHLVTENAQLSTFLLGISKLPENHKVIHIEEAKNQLVASWGLHSRVAAFVTENSENMVATVQKLGILQLPSFAHVLNLVIKRSMEATLELQDIRSQARAIVSFFKSNQNAEMRLAEVQGQLGRPEQKLIQEVDSRWNSSFSMLERIFDQRESVAAALSTLDTDIIPLGSADYEVIHQCLGVLGSFNQATAELASEKRVSASKVIPLVRMLKITLEKKHGAIIHSTATQLASNLQRELQTSCSMVETEPILALSALLDPRFKMLAFGNQGYAQEAVKLLTSECASLIRINPDKDDILPPSTTMSTTPSLTSPHTSSWAMETASISMATSLSKSHDGGLWEMFDSKVGETQSVQSSTADAAVEVQHYLSDPYLNRVENPMHYWEKHSKVYLHLFQLARKYLSVPASSVPCERIFTKAGDVFNKKRSCLSMKAVEQIMLLNKGLV comes from the exons ATGACTGAATTTAAGAGAGCCTTCTCACTGGTGTGGGATCACTTCACTCTAGTGACACCCAATAAGGTCCAGTgcgccctctgttcacaacggcTTAGCTTCAACAAAAACACCTCCGCCATGTTAAGGCACCTACGATCAAGGCACCCAAGCGAGGCTTGGTACAGCAACTCAACATCTGGGGCCCACTCAAGCACAAGCAACTCAACATCTGGAGTCCACTCAACGTTCTCTGGTACTACAGGACTAAACTCAATGTTTACAAACAGTGCTGCTGCTGGACACCACATCCAAG TCAGGACCACCAGACAAGAGGACCTGGATGATGCCCTAGTCAACATGTTGGTTAAAGACACCCAGCCATTTTCAGTAGTCGAGGAAGAAGGATTCACTGCTTTCGTTCAAAAGCTAGACCCAAGCTACAATCTTCCAAACAAGCAAGCACTGAAGAAAATGGTGGGGTCTCGGTGTGAATTCATCAATGATAATGTTGTATCTCAGATGGTAATTTCTGACTTTGTCAGCCTGACTTCGGACATGTGGACATCTATAGACAAGTACAGTTACATTTCAGTGACGGGGCATTTGGTAACAGAAAATGCCCAGTTATCCACTTTCCTCCTTGGGATTTCTAAGCTGCCTGAAAACCACAAAGTGATCCACATTGAGGAGGCCAAAAACCAACTGGTGGCGAGCTGGGGCCTCCACAGCAGGGTCGCTGCATTTGTCACAGAGAACAGCGAAAATATGGTAGCCACGGTTCAGAAATTAGGAATCCTCCAGTTGCCCTCTTTTGCACACGTCCTGAACCTTGTGATTAAGAGGTCCATGGAGGCTACTTTGGAGCTGCAGGACATCCGCTCCCAAGCGCGGGCTATCGTGTCTTTCTTCAAGTCGAATCAGAACGCAGAGATGAGGTTAGCCGAGGTGCAGGGGCAGCTAGGCAGGCCGGAGCAGAAGCTGATCCAGGAAGTGGACTCGAGATGGAACAGTAGCTTTTCTATGCTGGAACGCATCTTTGATCAGAGGGAGTCTGTGGCTGCTGCTCTCAGCACCCTGGACACGGACATCATCCCTCTGGGATCTGCTGACTACGAGGTCATCCACCAGTGTCTCGGAGTGCTGGGTTCCTTCAACCAGGCCACAGCTGAGCTCGCCTCAGAGAAACGCGTCTCTGCTTCCAAGGTCATTCCTCTTGTCCGAATGCTGAAGATAACCCTTGAGAAGAAGCACGGTGCCATCATACACTCTACAGCTACACAGCTGGCGTCTAACCTGCAGAGGGAGCTTCAGACGAGCTGCAGTATGGTGGAGACCGAGCCAATCCTGGCTCTCTCGGCTCTCCTAGACCCGCGCTTCAAAATGTTGGCCTTCGGGAACCAAGGCTACGCTCAGGAGGCGGTGAAGCTCCTCACCTCCGAGTGCGCCTCATTAATCCGGATAAATCCCGACAAGGATGACATTCTACCACCCTCCACCACCATGTCAACGACGCCCTCCCTGACAtcaccccacacctcctcctggGCAATGGAAACCGCTTCCATCTCCATGGCAACATCTCTGTCTAAGTCCCACGATGGGGGTCTGTGGGAGATGTTTGACAGTAAAGTGGGTGAGACACAGAGCGTCCAGAGCAGCACGGCGGACGCAGCGGTGGAGGTACAACACTACCTCAGTGACCCGTACCTGAACCGAGTGGAGAACCCCATGCACTACTGGGAGAAGCACTCCAAGGTGTACCTGCACCTGTTCCAGCTGGCTCGGAAATACCTCAGCGTTCCCGCCTCGTCTGTGCCATGCGAGCGCATATTCACCAAAGCTGGAGATGTGTTCAATAAAAAGAGGAGTTGCCTCAGTATGAAGGCTGTAGAGCAGATAATGCTGTTGAATAAAGGTCTCGTATAG
- the LOC124015363 gene encoding gamma-crystallin M3-like, with amino-acid sequence MSTSMNMGRVIFYEDRNFQGRSYECSSDCADMSSYLSRCHSCRVQSGCFMVYDRNNYMGNQYFMRRGEYSDFQSMMGMTDIRSCRTIPMHRGSYRMRVYERDNFGGQMHEMMDDCDSIMDRYRMSDCQSCNVMDGHWLMYEQPHFRGRMMYMRPGEYRNFRDMGTSGMRFMSMRHITDMC; translated from the exons ATGTCCACCAGCATGAACATGGGCAGG GTCATCTTCTACGAAGACAGGAACTTCCAGGGTCGTTCCTATGAGTGCAGCAGCGACTGCGCTGACATGTCCTCCTACCTGAGCAGGTGCCACTCCTGTAGGGTTCAGAGCGGCTGCTTCATGGTCTACGACCGCAACAACTACATGGGAAACCAGTACTTCATGAGGAGGGGAGAGTACTCTGACTTCCAGAGTATGATGGGAATGACTGATATCAGGTCCTGCCGCACGATCCCAATG CACAGAGGATCCTACAGAATGAGGGTCTACGAGAGAGATAACTTCGGAGGTCAGATGCACGAGATGATGGACGACTGTGACTCCATCATGGACCGTTATCGCATGTCCGACTGCCAGTCCTGCAACGTGATGGATGGCCACTGGCTGATGTACGAGCAGCCCCACTTCAGAGGCAGGATGATGTACATGAGGCCTGGAGAGTACAGGAACTTCAGGGATATGGGCACGAGTGGCATGAGGTTCATGAGCATGAGGCATATCACTGATATGTGCTAG